The genomic DNA CCCCGGATCTATCCACACCACAAGTGCACAAAGAAACAGCGAGCGGTTGACATTTTTGGTGCTCTTTCTATGGTGCGCCGGCTATGGCGCTCTATCATCGGTTTTCTCGACAGAGTCGACAGGACTTGGATCTGGCGGATCGGATCGACATTGCACTCCATTGGTGTTTAGCGCGCTGGCGCTACGGACTCGCCGCGGTGCTCGTCGTCGCGGCAGTCGTCGGCACGAACGCGTGGTATCAGCACCGCGTGCGACAAGCGGCCAAGGCGGCGGCGTTAGCCTATTATCAAGCGGCGGCGAGCACACCGCACGATCGCGCGCAGCTGGAGCAACTCGTCGCCGCGTATCCCGGCACACTGGTCGCCCACCTCGCCCGGTTTGAATTGGCCGACTTGCACTTGCAAGCGGGAGAGGGCGAAGCCGTCCGCGCACTGATGACGCCGCTCACGGAGAGTCGGCGTGTCCCGGGATTTTTGGCCGCCACGGCGATGGAATGGATCGCATACAGTTACGAACAGAGTGCCGATTGGAATAATGCCGCCACCTGGTTTGAAAAGGCACTGATCCATCCCGACCAAATCGACCGAGAAGCGGCGTTACGCAACGCTGTGCGGTGCCTGCAGCAGGCAGGTCGCGCCGATGCAGCAACCCAACTCCTCCAGACCGCAACCGCCGCTCCAGCGGCAGAGCCCACGGCGTTAGATCGGGCAAAGGACATCGAACGGCTATGGCTCGCTATCGCACCGCAGTTGTCGCACTGACGCTCTCCTGTTGCTGTGTGCCGGTCGTCCAGGCCGCTCGTCCCGCTACAACCGCCCAAGAAGAGGCGGTGGCGCAGCCGGCGGGCAATGCCAATACGCTATTACCCAAAACGGCCTGGCGCATCCCACTCCGCAAGACCCCGGCGCTGGGGCGCGGCACCATCCAGCAGGGGCAACCCGTCGTGGTCGGCGACACGGTGTATGTCGGGTCCGCCACGGCCGCTGTCGTGGCCATCACAACCGCCGGAAAACCATTGTGGACGTATCGCACGCAAGGTCCGGTGGTGGCCCCAGTCACGTTGTCGAACAACATCGTCTTCGCGCCCGACACCAAAGGCTTCGTCTACGCCATTCACCAAACGGACGGCACTGAAGAATGGCGCGTTGAATTAGGCAGCGAACTCGCCACCCGCCCGCTCGCGGTTCAACAACGACTCTTCGTCGTCACTGCGCGCGGAGAACTGGTGGCCATCCACGCGAAGACCGGCAATGTCGAGTGGCGCACTACGGAACGGCTGACCGCCGCCCCGTTCCTCGTTAAAGGAGGCTCCGATCCCCTCCTCGCGGGCGGATTGATCGTCGCCGGTTTCGCCGACGGGCACGTCGCGGCGTACGACCCGCAACACGGCAATATCGTCTGGGATCACCAAGTCTCACCGCGCAACGCAGTGTTGCACGATGTCGACATGACGCCACTGCTCATCGGGGATCAGTTGCTCGTGGCCTCGGTCGGTGGCGGACTCTCCGCACTGCATGCGCGCACCGGGCGGCCGCTCTGGCGCTCCCCGATCGCTTCTCCGAACGACTTATTGCTGCACGGCGATTACCTGTACGTCAGCGGCGGCGGGAAGGTGTACGGACTCAACCTGCGTAACGGCTCCCGACAATGGCTCACCGATTTGCCCGAGTCGGAAGTCTCGGCCCCGGTGCTCGTCAACGGACATCTCGTCGTCGTCTCGACCCACAACACGTTGTATCTGCTTGATCCCCAACAGGGGACGCTGCTCGCATCGCGGCCGATGGGCACCGGCACTTACGGCCGGCTCACGACCGATGGAAACCAGCTGTTTATTCTGACAAACAACAACCACCTCGCCGCACTCCGATTTCCTTAGGAGTGACTGGGGAGAAAAGGGTGACTGGCAACTGGGGCGGACCATGTGAGCCCCGTTGCCGAGTCACCAGTCACCAGCCACCAGTCACCAGTCACCATAACGGGGGCTCGTACTCCACTTTCACTAAGTAAAGCCCCTCGGCGGGTGCCGTGGCACCGGCTTGGCGCCGATCGCGACTCTGCAGCACAGACCGCATAGAGGCCGGCGACCGCTTTCCCTCACCCACTTCCACCAGCGTCCCCACGATGTTGCGCACCATCTGCTTCAGAAAACCGTTGCCGACACATTCGATCACGAGCACATGCCCTGGCTGCGGAGCATACGCCGGCCATAGCCGATCCCAGGAAACGCGCCGCACGGTACAGCGTTCCAGACGCCGCAGCTGATGTTGACTCCGATCGTTGCTGGCGCAGAACGCGCGAAAATCGTGCGCACCACACAGTCGTTGCGCCGCCGCATGCATGGCCGCAATACGCAGTCCGCCGCACCGATGCCAGAGTCGGCCCCCTAAGAGCGCAGACGGCGT from Deltaproteobacteria bacterium includes the following:
- a CDS encoding tetratricopeptide repeat protein, which gives rise to MALYHRFSRQSRQDLDLADRIDIALHWCLARWRYGLAAVLVVAAVVGTNAWYQHRVRQAAKAAALAYYQAAASTPHDRAQLEQLVAAYPGTLVAHLARFELADLHLQAGEGEAVRALMTPLTESRRVPGFLAATAMEWIAYSYEQSADWNNAATWFEKALIHPDQIDREAALRNAVRCLQQAGRADAATQLLQTATAAPAAEPTALDRAKDIERLWLAIAPQLSH
- a CDS encoding PQQ-binding-like beta-propeller repeat protein encodes the protein MARYRTAVVALTLSCCCVPVVQAARPATTAQEEAVAQPAGNANTLLPKTAWRIPLRKTPALGRGTIQQGQPVVVGDTVYVGSATAAVVAITTAGKPLWTYRTQGPVVAPVTLSNNIVFAPDTKGFVYAIHQTDGTEEWRVELGSELATRPLAVQQRLFVVTARGELVAIHAKTGNVEWRTTERLTAAPFLVKGGSDPLLAGGLIVAGFADGHVAAYDPQHGNIVWDHQVSPRNAVLHDVDMTPLLIGDQLLVASVGGGLSALHARTGRPLWRSPIASPNDLLLHGDYLYVSGGGKVYGLNLRNGSRQWLTDLPESEVSAPVLVNGHLVVVSTHNTLYLLDPQQGTLLASRPMGTGTYGRLTTDGNQLFILTNNNHLAALRFP
- the truA gene encoding tRNA pseudouridine(38-40) synthase TruA is translated as MLRSIALLLEYDGRDFCGWQQQPRQRSVQGVVQAAVQQMTREVTALVGASRTDAGVHAVGQVAHFQTRTAIPAVAFALGLNQHLPRDVRVRAAVEVPATFHARHRAVRKIYRYLMHMAATPSALLGGRLWHRCGGLRIAAMHAAAQRLCGAHDFRAFCASNDRSQHQLRRLERCTVRRVSWDRLWPAYAPQPGHVLVIECVGNGFLKQMVRNIVGTLVEVGEGKRSPASMRSVLQSRDRRQAGATAPAEGLYLVKVEYEPPLW